TTGAGCGCCTTGACCGCGCGTCCGGCCGCGCCGCGGGTGCGCGCCAGCTCGTTGACCCGCGAACGGCGCACCGCGATCAACGCCGCCTCGGCGCCCGCAAAGAAGCCGTTGAGCACGATCAGCACGGCAATGAGCAGGACCTCGACGCCAATCTGGGTCAGCATAAACGGGTCACCGGCGGTAATGTCGTAAGAGGCACGATTGCTCGCCAGCGCATTCATGGGTTCGGTGCGGCCCCGGCGCGCCGGATATCCGTCTGTGCCGCGCGCAAAAACGCAGGAGCCCGCAAAGCCGGGCTCCTGCGCTATGGATTAGTCGAAAGGGATTAGACCTGGTACACCAACGCTTCGAGCCGGGCGATCCGTTCCTCGACCGGCGGATGGGTCGAGAACAGACTCATCATCGAGCGCCCGGAGAGCGGATTGACGATGAACATGTGCGCGGTGGCCGGGTTGGCGTCCATCGGACGGCGCTCGGCGCCGGCGTGGAGCTTGCGCAGCGCGTTGGCCAGCGAGAGCGGTTTGCCGGAAATCTGCGCGCCGGTGGCGTCGGCGGCATACTCGCGCGTGCGCGAAATCGCCATCTGCACAAACATCGCCGCGATCGGCGCGACAATCGCCATCACCAGCAGGCCAATGATCCCGCCGCCGTTGTCACGGTCGTCGCGTCCGCCCATCCCGCCAAAGATCGCGCCCCACTTGGCCATGCTGGCCAGCATGCCGATCGCCCCGGCGATCGTGGCGGCGATGGTCTGCGTGAGGATGTCGCGGTTTTTGATGTGCGCCAGCTCGTGCGCGGTCACGCCCTCCAGCTCATCCTCGGAGAGCATGTCGAGAATGCCCTGTGTGTAGGCGATCACGCCGTTGGAGGGGTTGCGTCCGGTGGCAAAAGCGTTCGGCGAACCGCTGGGAATGATATACACCTTCGGCATCGGCAACCCCGCCTGGGTCGCCAGACGACGGACCATCGAGTACAGACGCGGCGCGTCGGTCTCCTGCACCTCCTGCGCCCGGTACATCGACAGCACGATCTTGTGCGAGAACCAATACGAGATGAAGTTCATGATCACCGCGAATCCAAAGGCGATGATCATACCGCCCTGTCCGCCAAGCAGATAGCCGATGGCGACAAACAACACCGTCAGCGCGGTCAGAAGCATCAATGTTTTCATGCCATTCACTGCTATCATCCTCCCGTTGTGTCCGGCGTAGTCCCTAACGGATATGGCGCTCCGCGGTTCCCGCCGGTCGATCTGCTGTTCCGAACCAACCGCCGCCCTGCCGGCGGACACGTCATCCTGATGCGTGATGTCACGTGGTTCGGTTCGCAGAATGATACGCAATCCGTCGTGTGGAGTTGACGAAATCGGAAAGCCCCATGCCGATTTCAGCGGCACGTGCAATCTGTTGTGGCACAGCGGCTTATTGACGCGCTCCCTGTCGGCGGCCCCACCCGGTGCCGTTCGCGTTGGCGGCATTCTCTGCGTATATTCTCTGCCCGGTTCACTGAAGAAGGCAGGACTATGCGAGTCGTATCCGATCCGAAACGTGTGCGCAACTTCCGGGTGGCCGGCGAGGATGGCTTTTATCCCGACAACCCGGTGATCCTGACACAGAAGATCGCCCACTATTTCAGCGAGGCCAAACGCGAGACTTTCCCCGGACCGATTGCCGCCCTGGTTTGCCCGCATGCGGGGTATGATTACTCCGGCGCGATTGCCGCCGCCGGCTACAAGCAACTGCAGGGATTGTCCTACAGCACCGTGGTGGTGATCTCGCCGTCGCATCGCGCTTTCTTCCGCGGCTGTTCGGTCTACTCCGGCGGCGCCTACCGCACACCGCTGGGTGAAATACCCCTCGATCTGGAGTTCTGCGCCCGGTTGACCGAGACCGATCCGCTGGTCGCGCTATCCGATATTGGCCACGAGGCGGTCGGCGGCGGGTATGAGCATGCGCTCGAGGTGCATCTGCCGTTCCTGCAGGTGGTCCTCGGGCAATTCTCGCTGGTTCCCATCGTCATGGGCGATCAGGAATA
The nucleotide sequence above comes from bacterium. Encoded proteins:
- the htpX gene encoding zinc metalloprotease HtpX, coding for MNGMKTLMLLTALTVLFVAIGYLLGGQGGMIIAFGFAVIMNFISYWFSHKIVLSMYRAQEVQETDAPRLYSMVRRLATQAGLPMPKVYIIPSGSPNAFATGRNPSNGVIAYTQGILDMLSEDELEGVTAHELAHIKNRDILTQTIAATIAGAIGMLASMAKWGAIFGGMGGRDDRDNGGGIIGLLVMAIVAPIAAMFVQMAISRTREYAADATGAQISGKPLSLANALRKLHAGAERRPMDANPATAHMFIVNPLSGRSMMSLFSTHPPVEERIARLEALVYQV